One Candidatus Krumholzibacteriota bacterium genomic window carries:
- a CDS encoding indolepyruvate oxidoreductase subunit beta, which produces MSDKTTNVLIVGVGGQGVLLASEILCEVAKVTGLDAKKSEVHGMSQRGGIVTSHVRFGRKIHSPLIPTGTADVILAFEIAEALRWIHELADGGALIANSQRIVPTIVSTGTFSYPDHIEEALKKRVPKATVVDAFALAEKLGNSRMVNTILLGVLSRSIDIEESTWLDVIERMAPKGTGEINKKAFLEGRAVE; this is translated from the coding sequence ATGAGCGACAAGACCACCAACGTGCTGATCGTGGGAGTCGGCGGACAGGGAGTGCTTCTGGCGAGCGAGATCCTCTGCGAAGTGGCGAAGGTGACGGGGCTCGACGCCAAGAAGAGCGAGGTCCACGGGATGTCCCAGCGGGGAGGCATCGTCACGAGCCACGTCCGTTTCGGCAGGAAGATCCACTCGCCCCTTATCCCGACGGGGACGGCGGACGTCATCCTCGCCTTCGAGATCGCCGAGGCCCTCCGGTGGATCCACGAGCTCGCCGACGGCGGCGCCTTGATCGCAAACAGCCAGCGGATCGTTCCGACGATCGTCTCGACGGGCACGTTCTCCTACCCCGACCATATCGAGGAAGCGCTGAAGAAGCGCGTGCCGAAAGCGACGGTCGTGGACGCCTTCGCGCTCGCCGAGAAGCTCGGCAATTCTCGGATGGTGAACACGATCCTTCTCGGCGTCCTCTCGCGCTCGATCGACATCGAGGAGTCGACGTGGCTCGACGTGATCGAGCGGATGGCCCCGAAGGGAACGGGAGAGATCAACAAGAAGGCCTTTCTCGAAGGGCGCGCCGTCGAGTAG